In Hydractinia symbiolongicarpus strain clone_291-10 chromosome 13, HSymV2.1, whole genome shotgun sequence, a single genomic region encodes these proteins:
- the LOC130624140 gene encoding probable serine/threonine-protein kinase clkA — translation MEALRLVTSLDLEDERSNNTLNYKINDAILKERSNNTLNYKINDAILNERSNNTLNYKINDAILNERNNNTLNYKINVAILNERSNNTSNYKINDAILNERSNNTLNYKINDAILNERSNNTLNYKINDVILNERNNNTLNYKINVAILNERSNNTLNHKINDAILNERRNNTLNYKINDAILNERSNNTLNHKINDAILNERRNNTNNTLNHKINDAILNERRNNTLNYKINDAILNERSNNTLNYKINDAILNERRNNTLNYKINDAILNERRNNTLNYKINDAILNERSNNTLNHKINDAILNERRNNTLNYKINDAILNERSNNTLNHKINDAILNERRNNTLNYKINDAILNERSNNTLNHKINDAILNERSNNTLNYKINDAILNERSNNTLNHKINGAILNERSNNTLNHKINDAILNERSNNTLNHKINDAILNERRNNTLNHKINDAILNERSNNTLNYKINVAILNERSNNTLNHKINGAILNERRNNTLNYKINVAILNERRNNTLNYKINDVILNERNNNTLNYKINVAILNERSNNTLNHKINDAILNKRRNNTLNYKINVAILN, via the exons ATGGAAGCGCTGCGTCTTGTAACTAGCTTAGACCTTGAAG ATGAACGGAGCAACAACACGTTAAATTACAAAATCAATGACGCTATTTTAAAAGAACGGAGCAACAACACGTTAAATTACAAAATCAATGACGCTATTTTAAATGAACGGAGCAACAACACGTTAAATTACAAAATCAATGACGCTATTTTAAATGAACGGAACAACAACACgttaaattacaaaataaatgtCGCTATTTTAAATGAACGGAGCAACAACACGTCAAATTACAAAATCAATGACGCTATTTTAAATGAACGGAGCAACAACACGTTAAATTACAAAATCAATGACGCTATTTTAAATGAACGGAGCAACAACACGTTAAATTACAAAATCAATGACGTTATTTTAAATGAACGGAACAACAACACgttaaattacaaaataaatgtCGCTATTTTAAATGAACGGAGCAACAACACGTTAAATCACAAAATCAATGACGCTATTTTAAATGAACGGAGAAACAACACGTTAAATTACAAAATCAATGACGCTATTCTAAATGAACGGAGCAACAACACGTTAAATCACAAAATCAATGACGCTATTTTAAATGAACGGAGAAACAACAC CAACAACACGTTAAATCACAAAATCAATGACGCTATTTTAAATGAACGGAGAAACAACACGTTAAATTACAAAATCAATGACGCTATTTTAAATGAACGGAGCAACAACACGTTAAATTACAAAATCAATGACGCTATTTTAAATGAACGGAGAAACAACACGTTAAATTACAAAATCAATGACGCTATTTTAAATGAACGGAGAAACAACACGTTAAATTACAAAATCAATGACGCTATTTTAAATGAACGGAGCAACAACACGTTAAATCACAAAATCAATGACGCTATTTTAAATGAACGGAGAAACAACACGTTAAACTACAAAATCAATGACGCTATTTTAAATGAACGGAGCAACAACACGTTAAATCACAAAATCAATGACGCTATTTTAAATGAACGGAGAAACAACACGTTAAATTACAAAATCAATGACGCTATTTTAAATGAACGGAGCAACAACACGTTAAATCACAAAATCAATGACGCTATTTTAAATGAACGGAGCAACAACACGTTAAATTACAAAATCAATGACGCTATTTTAAATGAACGGAGCAACAACACGTTAAATCACAAAATCAATGGCGCTATTTTAAATGAACGGAGCAACAACACGTTAAATCACAAAATCAATGACGCTATTTTAAATGAACGGAGCAACAACACGTTAAATCACAAAATCAATGACGCTATTTTAAATGAACGGAGAAACAACACGTTAAATCACAAAATCAATGACGCTATTTTAAATGAACGGAGCAACAACACgttaaattacaaaataaatgtCGCTATTTTAAATGAACGGAGCAACAACACGTTAAATCACAAAATCAATGGCGCTATTTTAAATGAACGGAGAAACAACACgttaaattacaaaataaatgtCGCTATTTTAAATGAACGGAGAAACAACACGTTAAATTACAAAATCAATGACGTTATTTTAAATGAACGGAACAACAACACgttaaattacaaaataaatgtCGCTATTTTAAATGAACGGAGCAACAACACGTTAAATCACAAAATCAATGACGCTATTTTAAATAAACGGAGAAACAACACgttaaattacaaaataaatgtCGCTATTTTAAATTAA
- the LOC130623668 gene encoding LOW QUALITY PROTEIN: 3-galactosyl-N-acetylglucosaminide 4-alpha-L-fucosyltransferase FUT3-like (The sequence of the model RefSeq protein was modified relative to this genomic sequence to represent the inferred CDS: substituted 1 base at 1 genomic stop codon) → MLPLKDNSSCSKAFYFLVAISLFIIFIVYFNAEVKVVNVQPYKHSQYVITEEKINLDRHIELLRKSSTSNAILSATSTTTNSTTSTTTVISTSTTTIKSSTVQKKIILVYTSFFGDKPWPYYQPHKDYTKTCGCDFVRCELTYDRNRFSESDAVLFHGRDMPSLGELENLMKIRNPKQRWVYFVLENPFNSANVQPLDKYFNWSITYRLASDVQMPYRWHKKLTHELPPDRTNYALGKTKQVAWFVGHCGTLRDQLARKLEEHGITIDVAGGCARRFNHKLACPDRECTTELIKYKFYYAAENNLCEDXITEKYWNQGFRANAIPIVLGGSNYSNPKLAIPGSFIDAMSFKTPKHLAEHLKEIDQDDRKFNEYFKWKTKWKLVSPPYGCDESLCNLCTKLNDVIKSEDKPLASYISTENCRKPENYFRSWINS, encoded by the coding sequence ATGCTTCCTCTAAAGGACAACTCAAGTTGTTCCAAAGCATTTTATTTTCTTGTGGCGATTTCACTCTTCATTATTTTCATTGTGTACTTTAATGCTGAGGTTAAGGTCGTGAACGTACAGCCTTATAAACATTCTCAATATGTCATAACTGAGGAAAAAATAAACTTAGATAGACATATCGAACTGTTACGGAAAAGCAGCACTTCGAATGCCATATTGTCAGCaacttcaacaacaacaaacagcaCAACCTCGACAACAACGGTCATTTCAACCTCGACAACAACGATCAAGAGCTCAACAGTTCAAAAGAAAATCATTCTTGTGTACACTAGCTTTTTTGGAGATAAACCTTGGCCATATTACCAACCGCATAAAGACTACACTAAAACATGCGGATGTGATTTTGTTCGATGCGAATTGACTTACGATCGAAATAGATTTAGTGAGAGCGATGCTGTCCTTTTTCATGGTAGGGATATGCCCTCATTAGGAGAGCTGGAAAACCTAATGAAAATCCGAAATCCAAAGCAGAGATGGGTGTATTTTGTTTTAGAAAATCCATTTAACTCCGCCAACGTGCAGCCTTTAGATAAATACTTTAACTGGTCCATAACTTACAGGTTAGCATCAGATGTACAAATGCCATACAGATGGCATAAGAAACTTACGCACGAACTTCCTCCAGATCGTACAAATTACGCACTAGGCAAAACGAAACAAGTAGCATGGTTTGTTGGTCATTGTGGAACATTACGCGACCAATTGGCTCGCAAACTAGAAGAGCATGGCATAACTATCGACGTTGCTGGTGGTTGCGCTAGACGATTTAATCACAAATTAGCTTGTCCGGATAGAGAATGCACTACTGaacttataaaatataaattttattatgcAGCTGAAAATAATTTATGCGAGGATTAAATCACAGAGAAATATTGGAATCAAGGTTTTCGCGCAAATGCGATACCAATTGTACTTGGTGGTTCAAACTATTCGAATCCAAAATTAGCTATACCTGGCTCTTTTATAGATGCAATGAGTTTTAAAACACCAAAACATTTAGCAGAACACTTAAAAGAGATTGATCAAGACGATAGAAAATTTAACGAGTATTTCAAATGGAAAACAAAGTGGAAGTTAGTCTCTCCGCCGTACGGTTGTGACGAGTCTTTGTGTAACCTATGCACTAAACTCAATGATGTCATAAAGAGTGAAGACAAGCCTTTAGCTTCTTATATTAGTACGGAAAATTGTAGAAAACCTGAAAATTATTTCCGATCGTGGATAAATTCttga